One window of Stenotrophomonas indicatrix genomic DNA carries:
- a CDS encoding FKBP-type peptidyl-prolyl cis-trans isomerase — MRRLLLPLLLSLAAVGCSSEPSGPPPGGTIATFERIDTQPGTGAEAVPGQKVSVHYTGWIYDERADNKHGKTFDSSVERGEPFTFTLGAGQVIRGWDEGVAGMKVGGKRTLMIPPEFGYGDRQVGPIPAGSSLVFDVELLNVQQ, encoded by the coding sequence ATGCGCCGCCTGCTGCTTCCCCTGCTGCTGTCCCTCGCCGCCGTTGGTTGCTCGTCGGAGCCGTCCGGCCCGCCGCCGGGAGGCACCATTGCCACGTTCGAGCGCATCGACACCCAGCCCGGCACCGGCGCCGAGGCCGTGCCGGGCCAGAAGGTCAGCGTGCATTACACCGGCTGGATCTACGACGAGCGCGCCGACAACAAGCACGGCAAGACCTTCGACAGTTCGGTCGAACGCGGCGAGCCGTTCACCTTCACGCTGGGCGCTGGCCAGGTCATCCGCGGTTGGGATGAAGGCGTCGCCGGCATGAAGGTCGGTGGCAAGCGCACGCTGATGATTCCGCCGGAATTCGGCTATGGCGATCGCCAGGTCGGCCCGATCCCGGCGGGTTCGTCGCTGGTGTTCGATGTCGAGCTGCTCAATGTCCAACAGTGA
- a CDS encoding DUF6164 family protein: protein MAKLLLNLRNVGNDEYADVCTLLDQHGIAWYRTEPSPWGISNGGLWLREDADQPRAKALMADYQAARGVRVRAEREQALRDGTAETFGSLVRRRPVFVVLVLLGMAVAAALVLLPFMLLRG, encoded by the coding sequence ATGGCAAAACTCCTGCTCAATCTGCGCAATGTCGGCAACGACGAATATGCCGATGTCTGCACGCTGCTCGACCAGCATGGCATCGCCTGGTACCGCACCGAACCCAGTCCTTGGGGCATCTCCAATGGCGGCCTGTGGCTGCGCGAGGATGCCGACCAGCCGCGTGCCAAGGCGCTGATGGCCGACTACCAGGCGGCCCGCGGCGTGCGGGTCCGTGCCGAGCGCGAACAGGCCCTGCGCGACGGCACTGCCGAGACCTTTGGCAGCCTGGTGCGCCGCCGCCCTGTGTTCGTGGTGCTGGTGCTGCTGGGCATGGCGGTGGCGGCGGCACTGGTGCTGCTGCCGTTCATGCTGCTGCGGGGGTAG
- a CDS encoding sulfurtransferase: MIANTAAYHFAVIDAPQALCDLLQTRAEASGLQGTILVAGEGLNLFLAGAPSAIDGFYAELRADARFADMRVKTSFSEHQPFARLKAKVKDEIISFRRDDGQPLDYPRAPAIDPATVQRWLRQGHDDAGKPVVMLDTRNLQEIEYGTFKDALVLPIHKFTDLPEALAPHREALKDSTVVSFCTGGIRCEKAALWMLNDGMDNVLQLDGGILGYFEEVGGEGYEGRCFVFDERVALDAELKPLVDEPLPEPRPSAF, from the coding sequence ATGATCGCCAATACCGCTGCTTATCATTTCGCCGTCATCGACGCTCCGCAGGCCCTGTGTGACCTGCTGCAGACGCGTGCCGAGGCGTCCGGCCTGCAGGGCACGATCCTGGTGGCGGGCGAGGGGCTGAACCTGTTCCTGGCGGGTGCACCGTCCGCGATCGATGGCTTCTACGCGGAACTGCGTGCTGATGCGCGCTTCGCCGACATGCGGGTCAAGACCAGCTTCAGCGAGCACCAGCCGTTCGCGCGGCTGAAGGCCAAGGTCAAGGACGAGATCATCAGCTTCCGCCGTGACGATGGTCAACCGCTGGACTATCCGCGCGCGCCGGCGATCGATCCTGCCACCGTGCAGCGCTGGCTGCGGCAGGGGCACGATGATGCTGGCAAGCCAGTGGTGATGCTCGATACGCGCAACCTGCAGGAGATCGAGTACGGCACCTTCAAGGACGCGCTGGTACTGCCCATCCACAAGTTCACCGATCTGCCCGAGGCGCTGGCGCCCCATCGTGAAGCGCTGAAGGACAGCACCGTGGTCAGTTTCTGCACCGGTGGCATCCGCTGCGAGAAGGCGGCGCTGTGGATGCTCAACGACGGTATGGACAACGTGCTGCAGCTTGATGGCGGCATCCTCGGCTACTTTGAGGAAGTGGGCGGTGAGGGCTACGAAGGTCGTTGTTTCGTATTCGACGAACGGGTGGCGCTGGATGCCGAACTGAAGCCGTTGGTGGACGAGCCGTTGCCCGAGCCACGCCCCAGCGCGTTCTGA
- a CDS encoding LLM class flavin-dependent oxidoreductase: MIPLSILDLAPVCEGSDTTAAFANMLELAQHADALGYRRYWLAEHHNMPGIASAATAVLIGHVAGGTKRIRVGAGGIMLPNHAPLQVAEQFGTLASLYPDRIDLGLGRAPGTDQPTARALRRYFDSADQFPQDVRELLHYFEPVQPGQAVQAVPGGGLRVPTWILGSSLFGARMAASMGLPYAFASHFAPDSMDEALAVYRREFRPSATLKQPHAMLALNVVTSDSEAESRRLFTSQQQSFVNLRRGRPGKIPAPIDDIEAFWEPHEKLGVERALACTVLGDPQQVADGIAAFIERHQPDELMLTANLYDHRARLRSFELAMHAWHARHAG; the protein is encoded by the coding sequence ATGATCCCGTTGTCGATTCTCGACCTGGCCCCGGTCTGCGAGGGCAGCGATACCACTGCAGCCTTTGCCAACATGCTCGAGCTGGCCCAGCATGCCGATGCGCTGGGCTACCGCCGCTACTGGCTGGCCGAACACCACAACATGCCCGGCATCGCCAGTGCTGCCACTGCGGTGCTGATCGGTCATGTGGCCGGTGGCACGAAACGCATCCGCGTCGGTGCCGGTGGCATCATGCTGCCCAACCATGCGCCGCTGCAGGTGGCCGAGCAGTTCGGCACGTTGGCTTCGCTGTACCCGGATCGCATCGACCTGGGCCTGGGCCGTGCACCGGGTACCGACCAGCCGACCGCGCGCGCCCTGCGCCGCTATTTCGACAGTGCCGACCAGTTCCCGCAGGACGTGCGCGAACTGCTGCACTACTTCGAGCCGGTGCAGCCCGGCCAAGCGGTGCAGGCCGTGCCCGGTGGCGGCCTGCGGGTGCCGACCTGGATCCTCGGTTCCAGCCTGTTCGGCGCGCGCATGGCCGCCTCGATGGGCCTGCCGTACGCATTCGCCTCTCACTTTGCCCCTGACTCCATGGATGAAGCGCTGGCGGTGTATCGCCGCGAATTCCGCCCTTCGGCCACGCTCAAGCAACCGCACGCGATGCTGGCATTGAACGTGGTGACCAGTGACAGCGAGGCCGAATCGCGCCGGCTGTTCACCAGCCAGCAGCAGAGCTTCGTCAACCTGCGTCGCGGCCGTCCGGGCAAGATCCCGGCGCCGATCGACGACATCGAAGCGTTCTGGGAGCCGCACGAGAAGCTGGGCGTGGAGCGGGCGCTGGCGTGCACGGTGCTGGGTGATCCGCAGCAGGTGGCCGACGGCATCGCGGCTTTCATTGAACGCCATCAGCCGGACGAACTGATGCTTACTGCCAACCTGTACGACCACCGCGCACGCCTTCGCTCGTTCGAGCTGGCGATGCACGCCTGGCACGCCCGCCACGCGGGCTGA
- a CDS encoding pyridoxamine 5'-phosphate oxidase family protein, protein MDQSRTEHIAQLAELIKDVEVAMFTTRGVDGRLYSRPLGTQQVAFDGDLWFATAADSPKVAEIALDPRVNVAYASPSKNTYVSVAGVARIVDDRAKVEELWSPAMKLFFPGGPDDPKLRLIHVRAETAEYWDGPGTLLGSALSFVLSAVQDEPAQLGDNGFIDLR, encoded by the coding sequence ATGGACCAGTCCCGTACCGAACACATTGCCCAGCTGGCCGAACTGATCAAGGACGTCGAGGTGGCGATGTTCACCACCCGCGGTGTCGACGGGCGCCTCTACAGCCGTCCGCTCGGCACCCAGCAGGTCGCCTTCGATGGCGACCTGTGGTTCGCCACCGCTGCCGACAGCCCGAAGGTGGCCGAGATCGCGCTCGACCCGCGGGTCAACGTGGCCTATGCCTCACCGTCAAAGAATACGTATGTCTCGGTGGCGGGTGTGGCGCGCATTGTCGATGACCGCGCCAAGGTCGAAGAGCTTTGGTCGCCGGCGATGAAGCTGTTCTTTCCCGGTGGTCCCGATGATCCGAAATTGCGGTTGATCCACGTACGTGCGGAGACCGCCGAATACTGGGACGGTCCGGGCACGCTGCTGGGCTCGGCCCTCAGTTTCGTGTTGTCGGCAGTGCAGGACGAGCCGGCCCAGCTGGGTGACAACGGTTTCATCGACCTGCGTTGA
- a CDS encoding exopolysaccharide biosynthesis protein: MSSPPESGPGAAPPEYRNEGIRTLLAMFAFGDPAQHMKLGQILQDLQQSAFGVFLFVAILPAFIPIPGLGGAVSGPLVILIGLQMLFCMRRPWLPGFIARRGPKRGTMHRFLDRIDGALRRLDRMLKPRMPQLLTPPPAHAFSGLLLVLLGLLLSLPIPFTNYLFGFQLLLFALALLERDGALMLFNWVAAVVAIAFFGFSSGQLVGYTVELFQRWF; the protein is encoded by the coding sequence ATGAGCTCACCGCCTGAGTCCGGCCCCGGCGCGGCGCCGCCGGAGTACCGCAACGAGGGCATCCGCACCCTGCTGGCGATGTTCGCCTTCGGTGATCCGGCCCAGCACATGAAGCTGGGGCAGATCCTGCAGGATCTGCAGCAAAGCGCTTTCGGTGTATTCCTGTTCGTCGCCATCCTGCCGGCCTTCATTCCCATTCCGGGACTGGGCGGCGCGGTCAGCGGTCCGCTGGTGATCCTGATCGGCCTGCAGATGCTGTTCTGCATGCGCCGGCCCTGGCTGCCCGGCTTCATTGCCCGTCGCGGGCCCAAGCGCGGCACCATGCACCGGTTCCTGGACCGCATCGATGGCGCCCTGCGCCGCCTCGACCGCATGCTCAAGCCGCGCATGCCACAACTGCTGACGCCGCCCCCCGCCCACGCCTTCAGCGGCCTGCTGCTGGTGCTGCTGGGCCTGCTGCTGTCGCTGCCGATTCCGTTCACCAACTATCTGTTCGGCTTCCAGTTGCTGCTGTTCGCACTGGCTCTGCTCGAGCGTGATGGTGCGTTGATGTTGTTCAACTGGGTTGCTGCCGTGGTGGCGATCGCATTCTTTGGTTTCAGTTCCGGGCAGCTGGTGGGCTACACCGTCGAACTGTTCCAGCGCTGGTTCTGA
- a CDS encoding hemolysin family protein translates to MILIVFALVLLNGFFAMSEMSVMTSRKSRLKQLAGTSKRAAKALELSEKPEAFLSTVQIGITVIGVLTGFLGGEALGEAIGGWIQGLMPGFAYAGAVGKALAVTFITFITLIFGELVPKRLALTRSEDIAGLVALPMSWLAKLAFPFVWLLSKTTQLVLRLFGLGKDEAASVTEEEIRMLVAESHEAGVIDSHERDMMNRVMRLGDRTADSLMTPRNRIAWLDTLGGLDKNLEIMAEHEFSRYPVYRDNDMDVVGVLELKSLATRMARGDNALFQTLREPLYVSESTHAMKLLEIFREEQQSMALVVDEYGEIQGLVTISDLMGAVVGRLQATENADEDALVVTREDGSLLVDGSLPIEDLRELIGSNDLPDAEDGDYYTLAGMCIHFFGRIPHAGEYFDWAGWRFEVVDLDGARVDKLLLRTLSDEQADELTA, encoded by the coding sequence ATGATCCTGATTGTCTTCGCGCTCGTTCTGTTGAACGGCTTCTTTGCCATGTCCGAGATGTCGGTCATGACCTCGCGCAAGAGCCGGCTGAAGCAGCTGGCCGGCACCTCCAAGCGCGCGGCCAAGGCGCTGGAGCTGTCGGAAAAGCCCGAAGCGTTCCTGTCCACCGTACAGATCGGCATCACCGTGATCGGCGTGCTGACGGGCTTCCTTGGGGGCGAAGCACTGGGCGAGGCCATCGGTGGCTGGATCCAGGGGCTGATGCCGGGCTTTGCCTACGCCGGTGCGGTTGGCAAGGCGCTGGCAGTCACCTTCATCACCTTCATTACGCTGATCTTCGGCGAACTGGTGCCCAAGCGCCTGGCCCTGACCCGTTCAGAGGACATCGCCGGACTGGTGGCGCTGCCGATGAGCTGGCTGGCCAAGCTGGCCTTCCCCTTCGTCTGGCTGCTGTCCAAGACCACCCAGTTGGTGCTGCGCCTGTTCGGCCTGGGCAAGGACGAGGCCGCGTCGGTCACCGAAGAGGAGATCCGCATGCTGGTGGCCGAGAGCCACGAAGCCGGCGTGATCGACAGCCACGAACGCGACATGATGAACCGCGTGATGCGCCTGGGCGACCGTACCGCCGACAGCCTGATGACCCCACGCAACCGGATCGCCTGGCTGGACACGCTGGGTGGCCTGGACAAGAACCTGGAGATCATGGCCGAGCATGAGTTCTCGCGGTACCCGGTGTACCGCGACAACGACATGGACGTGGTCGGCGTGCTTGAACTGAAATCACTGGCCACGCGCATGGCGCGCGGTGACAACGCGCTGTTCCAGACCCTGCGCGAGCCGCTGTACGTCTCTGAATCCACCCATGCGATGAAGCTGCTGGAGATCTTCCGCGAAGAACAGCAGTCGATGGCGCTGGTGGTGGACGAGTACGGCGAGATCCAGGGCCTGGTGACCATCAGCGACCTGATGGGCGCGGTGGTCGGCCGCCTGCAGGCGACGGAGAATGCCGACGAAGACGCGCTGGTGGTGACCCGTGAAGACGGTTCGCTGCTGGTGGACGGCTCGCTGCCGATCGAGGACCTGCGCGAGCTGATCGGCAGCAACGACCTGCCTGACGCCGAGGATGGCGACTACTACACCCTGGCCGGCATGTGCATCCATTTCTTCGGCCGCATCCCGCACGCGGGCGAGTACTTCGACTGGGCCGGCTGGCGCTTCGAAGTGGTCGATCTGGACGGCGCGCGGGTGGACAAGCTGCTGCTTCGCACCCTGTCCGACGAGCAGGCCGATGAGCTCACCGCCTGA
- a CDS encoding DUF47 family protein, which produces MFSLQTIFGSGKQFYTLLDEAAVAASDAAKALHSMLREADRQPALDAFKLARLRERAASDKISQALVDSFMTPIEREDIEALGSALYKIPKQIEKFADRYSLATTHLEHIDFAPRAAMLEQAAGVVVEMVADLRHMNLDRMTALNERLRSLENEADRLMLELYRDIYSGRLDNLQMFLLKEFFEILEKAIDRCREAGVVAYQIVLKNS; this is translated from the coding sequence ATGTTCTCTCTGCAGACCATTTTCGGTTCCGGCAAACAGTTCTACACCCTGCTTGATGAGGCTGCCGTCGCGGCTTCCGACGCCGCCAAGGCACTGCATTCGATGCTGCGCGAGGCCGATCGCCAGCCCGCCCTGGATGCCTTCAAGCTGGCCCGTCTGCGCGAGCGCGCGGCCTCGGACAAGATCAGCCAGGCGCTGGTGGACAGCTTCATGACCCCGATCGAGCGCGAAGACATCGAAGCGCTGGGTTCGGCCCTGTACAAGATTCCCAAGCAGATCGAGAAGTTCGCCGATCGCTATTCGCTGGCCACGACCCATCTTGAGCACATCGACTTCGCGCCGCGCGCGGCGATGCTCGAGCAGGCCGCTGGCGTGGTGGTGGAGATGGTCGCCGACCTGCGCCACATGAACCTGGACCGGATGACCGCGCTCAACGAGCGGCTGCGTTCGCTGGAAAACGAAGCCGACCGCCTGATGCTCGAGCTGTATCGCGACATCTACTCCGGTCGCCTGGACAACCTGCAGATGTTCCTGCTGAAAGAATTCTTCGAGATCCTGGAAAAGGCCATCGACCGCTGCCGCGAAGCCGGCGTGGTGGCCTACCAGATCGTGTTGAAGAACAGCTGA
- a CDS encoding anion permease yields MLTLVLVVILAALVFEFINGFHDTANSIATVVATKVLSPGWAVMLAAFMNLLGALTGTAVALTIASGLLNTNVVDVTPQVILCALLGGIIWNLITWWKGLPSSSSHALIGGLCGAGLAAAHNNWDALIWSERFGSWAQNKGLLWKVFVPMITSPIAGFLLGIVVMVLLWALIAGLARIGGAIGRLARPRIVNAFFGKAQIASAAYMGFAHGHNDAQKTMGIIAMTLIGAEATGALNDLPSWLAFMHPDAHAGDGIAMWIVLTCAVVMAAGTASGGWKIIKTLGHKMVKLHPIHGFAAETSSATVLTVAAHFGMPVSTTHSISTAIMGVGFAKNPRSLRLGVIERIVWAWILTIPAAGGCAYLILKLFELLGWA; encoded by the coding sequence ATGCTGACCCTCGTCCTGGTGGTGATCCTGGCCGCGCTCGTTTTCGAGTTCATCAACGGCTTCCACGACACCGCCAACTCCATCGCCACCGTGGTGGCGACCAAAGTACTGTCGCCCGGTTGGGCGGTGATGCTCGCCGCGTTCATGAACCTGCTGGGGGCGCTGACCGGCACTGCCGTGGCTCTGACCATTGCTTCGGGCCTGCTCAACACCAACGTGGTCGACGTGACCCCGCAGGTGATCCTGTGCGCGCTCCTCGGCGGCATCATCTGGAACCTGATCACGTGGTGGAAGGGCTTGCCGTCCTCGTCCTCGCACGCGCTGATCGGCGGCCTGTGTGGTGCCGGCCTGGCCGCGGCCCACAACAACTGGGATGCGTTGATCTGGTCGGAACGCTTCGGCAGCTGGGCGCAGAACAAGGGCCTGCTGTGGAAGGTGTTCGTGCCGATGATCACCTCGCCGATTGCCGGCTTCCTGCTCGGCATCGTGGTGATGGTGCTGCTGTGGGCACTGATCGCCGGCCTGGCCAGGATCGGCGGCGCGATCGGCCGACTGGCACGCCCGCGCATCGTCAATGCGTTCTTCGGCAAGGCACAGATCGCCTCGGCAGCCTACATGGGCTTCGCCCACGGCCACAACGATGCGCAGAAGACCATGGGCATCATCGCGATGACCCTGATCGGTGCCGAAGCGACTGGCGCGTTGAACGACCTGCCGTCGTGGCTGGCCTTCATGCATCCGGACGCGCACGCCGGTGATGGCATCGCCATGTGGATCGTGCTGACCTGCGCCGTGGTGATGGCCGCCGGTACCGCCTCGGGCGGCTGGAAGATCATCAAGACCCTGGGCCACAAAATGGTCAAGCTGCATCCGATCCACGGTTTCGCCGCGGAAACCAGCTCGGCCACCGTGCTGACCGTGGCTGCCCACTTCGGCATGCCGGTGTCGACCACCCACAGCATCTCGACCGCGATCATGGGCGTCGGCTTCGCCAAGAACCCGCGTTCGCTGCGCCTGGGCGTGATCGAGCGCATTGTCTGGGCCTGGATCCTGACCATTCCGGCGGCAGGCGGCTGCGCCTACCTGATCCTGAAGTTGTTCGAGCTGCTCGGCTGGGCCTGA
- a CDS encoding IS3 family transposase (programmed frameshift), producing MNRYDARFKLQVAKEACKTSTSVKAVARRHGLEFSTVRRWAATYRLHGWRGFHRKVRSYDLQFKLDVLEKMRQEGMSGREATTYFQIGDAGAVGQWQRLYADGGAQALAPPPLPPPKPMKKTRSSKPAEDMSRDELLKEVAYLRAETAYLKKPRCLDPGRAGGTAHKAQAVQGLRQAHSLPLLLEAAELSRSTFYYQVHALAHPDEGEVELRERIRAIYDESQGRYGYRRITLELANRGEAINHKRVQRLMAELGLQSRVRIKRYRAFKGTANVVVPNELDRQFEAEIPNQKWVTDVTEFKVQGMKLYLSPIMDLYNGEIVAYQMKRRPVFDLVGQMLDQAIKKLSPEDRPMIHSDQGWHYQHENYRHKLERRGLKQSMSRRGNCLDNAAMESFFGTLKSEFFYLNSFDSIESLEAGLVEYIRYYNEDRIKLKLKGMSPVKYREQAKLAA from the exons ATGAATAGGTATGACGCGCGCTTCAAACTTCAGGTCGCCAAGGAGGCCTGCAAGACCTCCACATCCGTCAAGGCGGTGGCCCGTCGCCACGGTCTGGAGTTTTCGACGGTCCGGCGTTGGGCAGCGACCTACCGGCTGCATGGTTGGCGTGGGTTTCACCGCAAAGTCCGGTCCTACGATCTCCAGTTCAAGCTGGATGTCCTTGAAAAGATGCGTCAAGAAGGGATGTCTGGGCGCGAGGCCACGACCTATTTCCAGATCGGAGATGCCGGCGCGGTGGGGCAATGGCAACGGCTGTATGCTGACGGTGGCGCCCAAGCGTTGGCGCCGCCACCATTACCGCCCCCAAAGCCGATGAAGAAGACCCGCTCGTCCAAGCCAGCCGAGGACATGAGCCGCGATGAGCTCCTTAAGGAAGTAGCCTACCTGCGTGCGGAGACGGCCTACTTAAAAAAGC CTCGATGCCTTGATCCAGGAAGAGCAGGCGGCACAGCGCACAAAGCGCAAGCCGTCCAAGGATTGAGGCAGGCCCACTCCCTGCCGCTTTTGCTCGAGGCGGCCGAGTTGTCGCGCAGCACGTTCTATTACCAGGTTCATGCCTTGGCCCATCCTGATGAGGGCGAGGTGGAACTGCGTGAGCGCATCCGCGCGATTTACGACGAAAGCCAAGGGCGCTATGGCTACCGCCGCATAACACTGGAACTGGCCAATCGGGGCGAGGCGATCAACCACAAGCGGGTGCAGCGCCTGATGGCCGAGCTGGGCCTGCAGTCGCGCGTACGCATCAAGCGCTACCGCGCGTTCAAGGGCACAGCCAATGTCGTGGTTCCCAACGAACTGGACCGTCAGTTTGAAGCCGAAATTCCCAACCAGAAGTGGGTGACCGATGTAACCGAGTTCAAAGTGCAGGGCATGAAGCTCTATCTTTCGCCGATCATGGACCTCTACAACGGCGAAATCGTGGCCTACCAGATGAAGCGTCGGCCGGTGTTCGATCTGGTGGGTCAGATGCTGGATCAGGCGATCAAAAAGCTCTCACCCGAAGATCGACCGATGATCCACTCTGACCAGGGATGGCACTACCAGCACGAGAACTACCGGCACAAGCTCGAGAGGCGCGGCCTGAAACAAAGCATGTCCCGACGTGGCAACTGCCTGGACAACGCGGCCATGGAGAGTTTCTTCGGGACACTGAAGTCGGAATTTTTCTACCTGAACAGCTTTGACAGTATCGAAAGCCTGGAAGCGGGCCTGGTTGAGTACATCAGGTACTACAACGAAGACCGCATCAAGCTGAAGTTGAAGGGCATGAGCCCGGTAAAGTACCGGGAACAGGCCAAGCTGGCCGCCTGA
- a CDS encoding S10 family peptidase, with protein MKFLLHSAALCVGLLIAPVCALAAPAADSASETKEEKTEAAPLPADASARQSMRLAGRTLDYTATVGTLPVRDAKGKVIADVVFTAYTMPGKDRPVTFALNGGPGASSVYLNLGAIGPKVVTFGSEGDSASAPAKLHDNPGTWLDFTDLVFIDPVGTGFSRARIGDDEAKKQLYNPSADIEYLSRSIYDWLLRNQRMGARKYLTGESYGGYRGPRITHFLQTRLGVAMNGLVLVSPYLSPTLEDNADVSPMAWMQTLPSIAAAHLERQGKLTDAAMREVVEYTRGDYATALMKGRSDPQATEVMLRRVAELTGLDPQFVRRAGGRLETQAYLREVFRDKGTLGSRYDSNVTAFDPFPNDPEQRANDPLLDSIIAPTTTAMVDFVTREVGWKVDARYQALNYDVNRLWDRNGDLREGAVTQLRQAVAIDPHLQVLIVHGWNDLSCPFMGSVLTVDQMPAMGSNPDRVQVRSYPGGHMFYSRADSQAAFRRDVQALFQRN; from the coding sequence ATGAAGTTCCTGCTGCACTCTGCCGCGCTCTGCGTCGGCCTGCTGATTGCCCCTGTCTGTGCGCTGGCCGCTCCTGCTGCTGACAGCGCCTCCGAAACGAAAGAGGAAAAGACCGAAGCCGCTCCCCTGCCCGCCGATGCGTCGGCTCGCCAGAGCATGCGCCTGGCTGGCCGCACCCTCGACTACACCGCCACCGTCGGCACCCTGCCGGTACGCGATGCGAAGGGCAAGGTGATCGCCGATGTGGTGTTCACCGCCTACACCATGCCGGGCAAGGACCGACCGGTGACCTTCGCGCTCAATGGTGGCCCCGGCGCGTCTTCGGTGTACCTCAACCTGGGCGCCATCGGTCCGAAGGTGGTGACCTTCGGTTCGGAAGGCGACAGCGCATCGGCACCGGCGAAGCTGCATGACAACCCCGGCACCTGGCTGGACTTCACCGACCTGGTGTTCATCGACCCGGTCGGCACCGGCTTCAGCCGCGCACGCATCGGCGATGACGAAGCGAAGAAGCAGCTGTACAACCCCAGCGCCGACATCGAGTACCTGTCGCGCTCGATCTACGACTGGCTGCTGCGCAACCAGCGCATGGGCGCGCGCAAGTACCTGACCGGCGAGAGCTATGGCGGCTATCGCGGCCCGCGCATCACCCACTTCCTGCAGACCCGTCTGGGCGTGGCGATGAACGGCCTGGTGCTGGTGTCGCCTTACCTGAGCCCGACGCTGGAAGACAACGCTGATGTTTCGCCGATGGCATGGATGCAGACCCTGCCCTCGATCGCTGCCGCGCACCTGGAGCGCCAGGGCAAACTGACCGACGCGGCGATGCGCGAGGTGGTCGAGTACACCCGCGGCGACTACGCAACCGCACTGATGAAGGGCCGCAGCGATCCACAGGCGACAGAGGTGATGCTGCGCCGGGTGGCTGAGTTGACCGGCCTGGACCCGCAGTTCGTGCGCCGCGCCGGTGGCCGCCTGGAGACACAGGCCTACCTGCGCGAGGTGTTCCGCGACAAGGGCACGCTGGGCAGCCGCTACGATTCCAACGTCACTGCGTTCGATCCGTTCCCGAACGATCCGGAGCAGCGCGCCAACGATCCGCTGCTGGACAGCATCATCGCGCCGACCACCACCGCGATGGTCGACTTTGTCACCCGCGAGGTCGGCTGGAAGGTGGATGCGCGCTATCAGGCGCTGAACTACGACGTGAACCGTCTGTGGGATCGCAATGGTGACCTGCGCGAAGGTGCAGTGACCCAGCTGCGCCAGGCCGTTGCGATCGATCCGCACCTGCAGGTGCTGATCGTGCACGGCTGGAATGACCTGTCGTGCCCGTTCATGGGCTCGGTCCTGACGGTGGACCAGATGCCGGCGATGGGCAGCAACCCGGACCGTGTGCAGGTGCGCAGCTATCCGGGTGGGCACATGTTCTATAGCCGGGCGGACAGCCAGGCGGCGTTCCGCAGGGATGTGCAGGCGTTGTTCCAGCGCAATTGA
- a CDS encoding GNAT family N-acetyltransferase yields MPANSLLFPGLPLHSARLVLSPIRRDDAAALFALQSDPDVMHWWNHPAWTRPAEARAQIDDDLAAQATGTQLKLALRESVDGPLLGICVVFALDRDAARAEIGYLLAPARQGHGYMHEALQQVLAYLFNTLQLHRVEAEIDPRNHASAHVLERLGFHREGLLRQRWRIRGELADSAVYGLLVDDTVRPPSFA; encoded by the coding sequence TTGCCCGCCAACTCGCTGCTGTTTCCCGGACTGCCGCTGCACAGCGCGCGCCTGGTGCTGAGCCCCATTCGTCGCGATGACGCTGCGGCCCTGTTCGCCCTGCAGTCCGACCCGGACGTGATGCACTGGTGGAACCACCCGGCGTGGACGCGCCCGGCCGAAGCACGCGCGCAGATCGACGACGACCTCGCCGCACAGGCGACCGGCACGCAATTGAAGCTGGCCCTGCGCGAATCCGTGGACGGCCCGCTGCTGGGCATCTGCGTGGTATTTGCCCTGGATCGCGACGCGGCGCGTGCCGAAATCGGCTATCTGCTGGCACCTGCCAGGCAGGGCCACGGCTACATGCATGAAGCGCTGCAGCAGGTGCTGGCCTATCTGTTCAACACCCTGCAACTGCATCGGGTGGAGGCCGAGATCGATCCACGCAACCACGCCTCGGCACACGTGCTCGAACGTCTCGGTTTCCACCGCGAAGGCCTGCTGCGGCAGCGCTGGCGTATCCGCGGCGAACTGGCGGACTCGGCCGTGTACGGGCTGCTGGTCGACGACACTGTGCGGCCACCCAGCTTCGCTTGA